One Solanum lycopersicum chromosome 4, SLM_r2.1 DNA window includes the following coding sequences:
- the LOC138348102 gene encoding uncharacterized mitochondrial protein AtMg00860-like, with product MTLQVVREHQLYAKFSKCEFWLRSVTFFGHVVSDQGLEVDLKKTESVKNWPRPPTSTDIRSFLRLANYYRWFVEGFTTIVAPLTVLTKEKAKFEWSETCEKSFQEIKDRLTSALVLIFSRIGVGYVVYYDAFRVGLGCVLMQDGKVIAYALRQLKIHKKNYPTHDFELAVVVFALKL from the coding sequence atgACATTGCAAGTAGTCAGGGAACATCAGTTATATGCAAAATTCAGCAAATGTGAATTTTGgctgagatcagtgaccttctttggtcatgttgtgtccgaccAGGGTCTAGAGGTTGATCTGAAAAAGACTGAATCAGTAAAGAACTGGCCGAGACCCCCCACTTCTACAGACATCCGGAGTTTCTTACGTTTGGCTAATTACTATCGATGGTTTGTTGAGGGCTTTACCACTATTGTTGCTCCATTGACAGTTTTAACAAAGGAGAAGGCgaagtttgagtggtctgaAACTTGTGAAAAGAGCTTCCAAGAGATCAAAGACCGACTCACTTCAGCTTTAGTTCTCATATTTTCAAGGATTGGTGTAGGGTATGTGGTATACTATGATGCTTTCCGAgtaggtttgggatgtgttcttatgcaggatGGCAAGGTGATTGCATATGCATTAAGACAGTTGAAAATCCACAAGAAGAATTACCCTACCCATGATTTTGAGTTAGCTGTTGTGGTATTTGCGTTAAAACTTTAG